In Aedes albopictus strain Foshan chromosome 3, AalbF5, whole genome shotgun sequence, the genomic window gattttcggCTTTTTTACTGCACttaatggacatattttttttaagcaagcaaagggtaaattggtcaattaacatctaaattaacgactcatgcaaaatatttcgttttaccgaatcaaatttgaaaattttagtattttatgttagtaagtaaacttgcatgcaacttttggagggtgacttgtatggggctgttcataaaccacgtagaccaaattttggccatttcagaaccccccccccccgtagactttcgtccatacaaaaatataaaatttgtatggagcgtagactttggccagacccccctccctccaaaaagcctacgtggtttatgaatggcccctatGTGAAATAGCGTACCTAATTATCGTACATTTAGGGCCGTCAAaactggttccgggtcatttggccgatcgccatttggccgaaattatcttttgaccgaatgccatttggtcgaatgccgtttgaccgaatgccatttggccgaaaattaATGATGAATTAATGCCGCCACTGTTCTCACATCAAATGTCAAAActcgaatgtcaaaactagatagaatagcctatgattaaatataggaaatatttctgatgattggTAATTAGAATgtaaaaaacttcctctgaattcttttgatcataattcggccgaacgacccattcggcgagatggcatttggccaaacggcattcgaccaaatggtcGGACaccatccaaactgtcctgaagtttatctCTTGACAGTAGCAGTAGTTATTCTCATAATGAACTGTTACATTACACATCCAACAGCAATCTGTGATGCCCCTGGCGTTGTTGTGTTAGTGGCATTTTgacactatttcgaccaaaaagttaGTAAACTacattttaatagatgtattatactaaattagcgagtttgattaatttttgttttcaggattcaggaaaacttgttttaaattattttcttcagaaatttatctagaaaattcttaggagattattttaggaatttatccTAGGGAAGAGGCGGAGGGTTTTGGTTCCCCGAAAGATCAACGGTTATTCCCCCCTGGGGTGACATTTTTagcttctcttgggatttattgATACCATTCTTCAGGGGCGGATCCATCAGGAATCCTTTCATGATTTTTCCATCAATTCTTTTTAAAACCCCTTAAGGATTTATTTCTTTGTGTTTAAGAAATTATTCTTGAAACTAAAGGAGAGCATTAttcaattttccaggaattccttcagagatttcattttaaaaaatcatttctaTTAAAAAATATTCTGGTaattccttcatgttttttttctgattaATTTCTGCTGTTTAattttcctctgaaatttcgTGTAGGCTATaaagaattgctttagggatttttgCCCATTAAAACCTTCTTGTCATTTTGCAAGACATTCTCAAGGtaacttcctccaggaaaccctctagAAATTTAAAGAGAGATTTGTTCAAGATGAATTCCTCAattgctttagatttttttcaagaatttcttcaggaaattcaatTCTTtccaattctttagaaatttcataaaataattctgtaaaatctgaaagaatttctagaggcatctgcgaatctcagaagatatttctgaaggaaccgctagagaaattccttaaataattcgtcaagagatttcttcagcctCTAATGAAATTGTAATGTGATTTGAAGtacccttgaaagaattttcaaaatctagatgaacttctgaaaaaaaaacacatggaatagtttctgaagaaatcccttgctgatatTCATAAAGAAATCGTCAAAGCACTGAAGGAGTCTTAGGAGATTTTTCTAGAGAGATCCTTGAAGAAGGTatagaaggaatccgtggaggaatttctgatggaatctttggaatactttttttgataaatcctctgtctaatttctgttgaaatccctggaaatattttttttataaatatttgacaGATTCCCAGgaaaatagggtcctaaaatgaaacatattttcccggttttgctacataacacgaaggagcatgcttttctgatctcagtggtaatttttccgaacttaaacaatgacagaatagttaataaactcgaaaataaaataatgatgagcagatCTTgattgacattcgaggtcaaccttgacgtaacgaaagtgaaacggcgggttgcaaaagacatcacattggtcacttttgacaacaaattaatgttcctgtttgacatacacgataaacaaaatttacccaaaatagaGTGCTAAACAagaagtgttgcaaaaattattaaaatttaaaaaaaaatattttaagggctttatctaataggaatacttaaaaaatgagtaaacatgtcgatTTAATTAAtgtttgatcgaattatgcaaaaattgagataggcctttaggagcctattcctggaggaatgcctggaaaacgtCTTGGTGGAATTTGTATAagaatatttagaaaaatccctTACTAAAAGTAATGGAGGatattctgaaacaattcccggaggaatttgcggacgtatttttgaaggaacccccgaaagaATGTTTGGACAAACACTTAAATGAAGATCCTATAAAAATTTCTTAAGTCCCATGAGAAATAACCAAAGGTATTTCTGTATAGGTTCtaagaattatttctgaaaaaaaaatcaaaatttcttaacgaatccaaGTTAAAACTTCGTAAAGGCATACTCGCTTTGAAtcacagaggaatttctggggaaatgcgaggaggaatccgtggaagattttctatatTAGTCTCtgtaagatttctgcaggaacctctggagaaatcccaagtaacacacttgtctcagaagagtcacggcggcgctaGGAATCACCCAGCAAGGGATGTTATTACCACGATGTCGACTAGTCTTGCCTCCTTCTGATTGCTGACTGACGAGGCCAGACAATAAAGTCGTCAGTCGTTGTTGGTCGTTGGCGTCCATTCACTTGACAAGCGATGCATGGTTCAGCCCTTGTAGCATTGGGAGCTCTTTCGCTCCCACACACACTCCAATTGCTTCTCTTTCCCCTTAACTCccgttttatttttcatttttaacaCCCTGAGCCCTATCCATTATATGCACCCCCATGCGACAACTAGGTTGGCATTCTCAGGTCTTCTGAGACACTCTTTCGTCCCCATCCATCCTTAATCTTTTGCCTCTCTCTTAGGATCTCTGAGAATCCCCTTTGACCCATAATCCAGTTTCCCGTTCTTGGTTCTACAGGCAGTTCCTGAATTGTGttattcattctttttttttcttcattgcaTTCCAGGGTGATGAGATCTACAAAATTGTGTTCGTGGCATTCTTCCAAGGAGAACAATTGAAAAGCCGTGTCAAGAAAATCTGCAGCGGGTAAGTGATTTATCATAAAATTAAAGTTACTAATTTTAATTGCTTATTCTTTGCATTTTCTCTCTAATCAGCTATCATGCCTCGCTCTACCCGTGCCCCAACGAGTACAACGAGCGTGCCGAAATGCTCCAGGGAGTACGCACTCGCATCGAGGACCTCAACATGGTCATCAACCAGACCAAGGATCAGCGCCAGCGTGTGCTCATCAGCGTGGCCAAGGAGGTCCCCAAGTGGGAAATCATCGTCAAGAAGGTCAAGGCCATCTACCATACGCTGAACATGTTCAACGTGGATGTCTCCAAGAAGTGTCTCTTCGGCGAAGCTTGGGTGCCAACGTCCAATTTGCAGGACGTGAAGAATGCGCTGATCGCTGGTTCATCCGCCGTTGGCAGTACGGTCCCATcgtttttgaacgtaatttcaacTCATGAGGCACCACCGACTTTCAACCGAACCAATAAGTTTACCCAAGGCTTCCAGAACTTGATTGAATCGTACGGAGTGGCCTCGTATCGTGAAGCGAATCCCGCTCTGTATACCATCATCACTTTCCCGTTCTTGTTTGCTATTATGTTTGGTGATTTGGGACACGGACTGATTCTGTTGCTTTTGGGCCTGTGGATGGTTTTGTGGGAAAAATCTCTGGCCAGGAATAAGGACGAAATCTGGCAGCTGTTCTTTGGAGGTCGTTATATCATTCTGCTGATGGGCATCTTCTCGATGTATACCGGATTCGTCTACAATGATATTTTCTCGAAGACGATGAACATTTTCGGGTCGTCCTGGCAGATTAATTACAACACCTCAACCATCATGACGAACCCTGACCTTCAACTGAACCCAGGAGAAGATTATTCGGAAACGGTCTACTGGTATGGTTTGGATCCTGCCTGGATGTTGGCGTCCAACAAGATTATTTTCCTGAACTCATTCAAAATGAAGCTGTCGATCATTTTTGGAGTGGTGCACATGATCTTCGGTGTCTGCATGAGCGTTGTAAACAACACGCATTTCAAAAAGAAGATCAACATTCTGCTGGACTTCATTCCTCAGCTTATGTTCTTGGTTTTGCTGTTCCTGTACATGTGCTTCATGATGTTCTTCAAATGGGTTCAATACACTGCTGTTACTGATGTGGATCACCTGAAGCCGGGATGTGCTCCATCGGTTCTGATCATGTTCATCAACATGATGTTGTTCAAGCGGCAGGAACCATTGGAAACCTGCAAGGAGTTTATGTTCGATGGACAACAAACCATTCAGATGGTGTTCATCTTCTTGGCACTTATCTGCATCCCTTGGCTTCTGCTGGCCAAACCGTTCTACATCAAGTTTACCAGGAAGAATCACGGTGCTGGGGATCACGTTGCTTCAAGCGGCCACGGAGATCACGACGACGAACCGATGAGCGAAATCTTCATCCATCAGTCTATTCACTGTATTGAGTATATTCTCAGTACCATTTCCCACACAGCTTCGTATTTGCGTCTGTGGGCACTTTCGCTGGCTCATGCTCGTAAGTTTCCGGATTTGACCGTTTCGTAATCCAGTTTTACTGACGAAATATTATTACCATTTCAGAGCTTTCCGAAGTCCTGTACAACATGGTGTTCACCATAGGATTGAAGTCCACAGGCTACACCGGAGCGATCATGATCTACGTGGTCTTCTGGCCATGGGCAGTCCTGACCATTGGCATTCTTGTGGGTATGGAAGGCTTATCGGCTTTCCTCCATACGCTCCGTCTTCACTGGTAAGTTTCGGAGTGAGAGTTCACTAGAATGAATGCGTAACTAAAAATTATACATTACTTTCCAGGGTGGAGTTCATGAGCAAGTTCTACGAAGGTTTGGGCTATCCCTTCCAGCCATTCTCGTTCCAGGCTATACTGGATGCTGAAAATGAAGAAAAGTAACACATTGTATGAATTAGTGTGTTGACGAAATCACTAGATGTTATCTTTTCAACGCATAGTAAAATATAATTAGCAGCAAAACTTCATTTGCatttatttttcttcgaaaatacaCTACCGTAATCTGGGGAAGAGTTGATcggcggggtgaagttgatcccTATGGGATCCACATCCTTCAACCACTGAGGACGCtacaattctgtttcaatggaGGAATGGTTGATGTAAATCAattgtgtgaatatatttgaagaatttttgaaggtcttTTATGCCAATTGTGTCAGATTTTGCATACAAAtatcgtaaaacggggtaacattgttcggcttgaccgacctcatgaaatgttcaaacaagcatttggcattgaatcagtttctgctatcgaatagtATATTGTAacctgctatcatttagctattcaatgacatgcaatttatatgaaaattgaatttcagcaacattaaaataaatcgatttttccatagctGTGTTacttaacgcaatgagatacattatcaaacattcatgcttggcgcgaatactagatacaatatgaggttagaAATGACCATACTACTtcaatatcctagagttggatttaataaacgaaacttttatgacaATACTTTTTTTGCATGAAAtatattatttattaaaaaaatgctatcaattccttaagccattgcctaccttaaggcgttattcgcggttttgaagattttaatcctaaaataactcaaaaagtacataacttgtaagaatttggacaacatattcgtaaTCGGCGACTCTGAAttcagtaagtaagggtattttcaacacaaacgaacattgatcactgacatgatcaatgttaccccaaatcaacaaaaccaTAAATTAGGCTAAAAAGCCTATTTGAACATGTTTTagagttttacaatactttttcgagtggcTGACCTCATATTCAGAGGACCAGTACctgttttaaaaatatagaacatgtaacgtttgcattaacaagagaattattcaagaaagatcgaaaattctgatcaatgttaccccgggttACGGTAGCATtaactacacggagaaatcaaactacctaatttttgggtcgattttactcaaagctgagtatatcgaataaactagttacccaaaattaggttgttttccctctttcccccaccgatgttgtcaaaaacaaacagagatgcgtctacccaatgagggtccttgagcccaataagccaattttgagtaaatgtaggtatactcaaacttgggttgaatgaggggggggtcttgggttgaatttacctactcttaagtatatttttcgctggaggtaaaggcaatttacctagtg contains:
- the LOC115264672 gene encoding V-type proton ATPase 116 kDa subunit a 1-like, which translates into the protein MGAMFRSEQMDLVQLLIQPEAAYSSLAELGELGIAQFRDLNADVNVFQRKYTSEIRRCEEMERKIGYIRRELTKDEVPTPDLSDNIPRTPNSREIIDLEAALEKTENEIIELSENSHALLQNFMELTELKSVLEKTQGFFSDKSAALNLEATGGDPGSENKPLGFVAGVIPRERVIGFERMLWRVSRGNVFLRQAPIEKPFTDPRSGDEIYKIVFVAFFQGEQLKSRVKKICSGYHASLYPCPNEYNERAEMLQGVRTRIEDLNMVINQTKDQRQRVLISVAKEVPKWEIIVKKVKAIYHTLNMFNVDVSKKCLFGEAWVPTSNLQDVKNALIAGSSAVGSTVPSFLNVISTHEAPPTFNRTNKFTQGFQNLIESYGVASYREANPALYTIITFPFLFAIMFGDLGHGLILLLLGLWMVLWEKSLARNKDEIWQLFFGGRYIILLMGIFSMYTGFVYNDIFSKTMNIFGSSWQINYNTSTIMTNPDLQLNPGEDYSETVYWYGLDPAWMLASNKIIFLNSFKMKLSIIFGVVHMIFGVCMSVVNNTHFKKKINILLDFIPQLMFLVLLFLYMCFMMFFKWVQYTAVTDVDHLKPGCAPSVLIMFINMMLFKRQEPLETCKEFMFDGQQTIQMVFIFLALICIPWLLLAKPFYIKFTRKNHGAGDHVASSGHGDHDDEPMSEIFIHQSIHCIEYILSTISHTASYLRLWALSLAHAQLSEVLYNMVFTIGLKSTGYTGAIMIYVVFWPWAVLTIGILVGMEGLSAFLHTLRLHWVEFMSKFYEGLGYPFQPFSFQAILDAENEEK